The stretch of DNA CGTGAGGTGCTTGCCGCAACGTTCAACATGCACATCGATGACTTGCCGAACTTCCCGTTCACCAAATCCGACCCGCTCATCGTCACCCGCAACAACCCCGTGGACGAATATGCCGTGGGGGAACGCTAGATCACGCTGCTGTCGCAAAAGTTTCCATCGCAACACAATTCAGGCGCAACACAATCCGCAGCCACCCTGTTCGTGCAGCCCTCACCGCACAGGCATCACGTCCAACGGAGGAGTCACGCGTGCGCGACGATGCGCTCGAGTGAGGCAGCACCCGCTACTTGACAGGTGCCTTCTTCTTGGCCTTGGTTGCGGCGGCCCGTTCGGTCCGCGCGCCCTGGTTGGCCAATTGACCGCCGGCGTTCTCCAAATGCGCACGCACGAACCACTGGAACTTCTCCAGCTCAGCGGCGTGACCGATGATCATGTCCTGCGATACCAGGTCAAGATCCTCGAGCGCGTCGATGCATTTGCGGGTGTCCTCTATCACGCCGGTGTAGACAAGATCCAGCGCGGCCAGGTGCGCCTGCACAGTGTCTCGCTCGACGGAGTAGTCGTCCCAGGTGCGGTCCTTGATGATCGCGCCGGGTGTGCCCTGCGGCGACTTACCAAGCGCCGCAATGCGTTCAGCGGCTTCGTCGGCGTATCCGCGGACTAGTTCGACCTGCGGATCGATCATTTCGTGTACGCCGATGAAGTTCGGGCCGACGACGTTCCAGTGCACGTGCTTGAGCGTCAGGTGCAGATCGTTGTACGTGCTGAGCTGCTTCTGCAGCAGGTCGGCGATCTTATTGCCGTCTTTCTCGGACATGCCGGGGATGGTGAACTCAGTCATGCGGGACGGGTACCCGGACCAACGCGACGGTAATCGTGACTAGAGCGCGCGCAGCTTCGGTATCGCCTGGCGGGCCGCCCGCCGGGGGGCATGTGCACGTCCGGTGACCTCGAGCAGTCGCACGGCACGGTGGCGATGCGGCCGCAGCGGCTCGAGCAACTCCTCCATCGCGGGGTCGTCGATCGCTTGGCCGAGAAGCCGCCAGCCGACCATGGCGGCGAGGTGGTAGTCACCGACGCTCAGCGCGTCGGCGTCGCCGAATGCCCGTTGAGCGGTCTCGGCGGCCGTCCATATGCCAACGCCGGGCAGCGACATCAGCGCCGTGCGGGCGTCCTGCGGTGCCCGGCCGGTCAGCCGCTCCAGCGAATCCGCCCGCTGCGCACAACCGACGATGGTGCGGGCCCGACCGGGGTCGACGTTGGCGCGATGGAACTCCCAGGACGGGATGCGCCGCCACACGTCACCAGGCGGCGGTACCCGCATGTGGGCAGGAGCGGGACCCGGTGCAGGCGAGCCGAACTTGGTCACCAATGCGCGCCATGCGCGGCGTGCGTCCATGCCGTACACCCGTTGCTCGAGGATGGCGGGGATCAACGCCTCGAGTACCCGTCCCGTGCGGCCCAGCCGCAGGTGCGGCACCGACCGGTGCGCGGCAGCGATGGTCGGCTCCGTTGGCGTGAAGCCCGACGCATCGTCGTGGGCACCCAACAACGCGGGCAGCGATTCAACGAATTCCGTTGCGCCCGTACCCCATGCCTCACAGTCGACGACGTTTGTCGCCGACTTGGTGATTCGCGCGGTGACGGGTCCGCTGCGCATCAGGCTGGTCCGCCAGATCGCACCGTCGGCGTCGTCGTGGTAGCACGGGTCACCGCGGCCGCGGCGCAACGGCGCCAGGGTCAGCGCTGGGCTGGCCGGTCCGTCGAAGCTGACCGCACTATCCACCTCGTCAGGTTATGCGGAGTCCAGCGCCGAGGCGCTACGCCCCTGCCGGCCCGACGGAGATGTCGGCCTTGTCCGGATAGAACGCGACGTGGCCAGCGATCTGCGCCACCGCCGGATACGGCTGCTGGTAGGTCCAGATCACGTCGTCGACGGTCGTTCCGGCTTCGGTGACGACGTGGTAGTAACTGGCGTCGCCCTTGTACGGGCAGTAGGTCTCGGTGTCGCTGGGCTTCAGCCTCGCGGCAACGACGTCGCTGGGCGGGATGTATTGCACCGCGGGATAGGTCGACTCCTGCAACGTCAGCGCGTCGTCGGTCTCGGCGATCACTTCGCCGTTGATGCGCACGGT from Mycobacterium sp. JS623 encodes:
- a CDS encoding Dps family protein, with the translated sequence MTEFTIPGMSEKDGNKIADLLQKQLSTYNDLHLTLKHVHWNVVGPNFIGVHEMIDPQVELVRGYADEAAERIAALGKSPQGTPGAIIKDRTWDDYSVERDTVQAHLAALDLVYTGVIEDTRKCIDALEDLDLVSQDMIIGHAAELEKFQWFVRAHLENAGGQLANQGARTERAAATKAKKKAPVK
- a CDS encoding DNA-3-methyladenine glycosylase family protein produces the protein MDSAVSFDGPASPALTLAPLRRGRGDPCYHDDADGAIWRTSLMRSGPVTARITKSATNVVDCEAWGTGATEFVESLPALLGAHDDASGFTPTEPTIAAAHRSVPHLRLGRTGRVLEALIPAILEQRVYGMDARRAWRALVTKFGSPAPGPAPAHMRVPPPGDVWRRIPSWEFHRANVDPGRARTIVGCAQRADSLERLTGRAPQDARTALMSLPGVGIWTAAETAQRAFGDADALSVGDYHLAAMVGWRLLGQAIDDPAMEELLEPLRPHRHRAVRLLEVTGRAHAPRRAARQAIPKLRAL
- a CDS encoding DUF427 domain-containing protein yields the protein MSNRPVLEPTAAHPITVEPTGKHVTVRINGEVIAETDDALTLQESTYPAVQYIPPSDVVAARLKPSDTETYCPYKGDASYYHVVTEAGTTVDDVIWTYQQPYPAVAQIAGHVAFYPDKADISVGPAGA